A genome region from Rhodopseudomonas boonkerdii includes the following:
- the lexA gene encoding transcriptional repressor LexA yields MLTRKQYELLRFIDQRLKEAGVPPSFDEMKDALDLRSKSGIHRLITALEERGFIRRLPNRARAIEVIKLPELNTAAPAARRGFTPSVIEGNLGKNRSTPAPVASDDDGGRTISVPVMGRIAAGTPIEALQTRSHSISVPQDMLGSGEHYALEVRGDSMQDAGILDGDMALIQKSDSADTGDIVVALIDDEEATLKRFRRRGASIALEPANTAYEVRILPPNRVRIQGKLTGLYRRY; encoded by the coding sequence ATGCTCACGCGCAAACAATACGAACTGCTCCGTTTTATCGACCAGCGGCTAAAGGAAGCCGGCGTCCCCCCTTCCTTCGACGAAATGAAGGATGCGCTGGATCTGCGCTCCAAATCGGGAATCCATCGGCTGATCACCGCGCTGGAAGAACGCGGCTTCATCCGCCGCCTGCCCAACCGCGCCCGCGCGATCGAAGTGATCAAGCTGCCAGAATTGAACACGGCTGCACCGGCCGCTCGACGGGGTTTCACGCCGAGCGTGATCGAGGGAAATCTCGGCAAGAACCGGTCCACCCCCGCCCCTGTTGCGAGCGACGATGACGGCGGTCGCACCATTTCGGTGCCTGTCATGGGCCGGATAGCAGCCGGAACGCCCATCGAGGCGCTGCAGACCCGCAGCCACTCCATTAGCGTACCGCAGGACATGCTCGGCAGCGGCGAACATTACGCCCTCGAAGTACGAGGCGATTCCATGCAGGACGCCGGTATTCTCGATGGCGACATGGCACTGATCCAGAAGTCCGACAGCGCCGATACCGGCGACATTGTCGTCGCCCTGATCGACGACGAGGAAGCCACACTGAAACGCTTCCGCCGCCGCGGCGCGTCCATCGCGCTGGAGCCGGCGAACACGGCCTATGAGGTTCGCATCCTGCCGCCGAACCGTGTCCGCATCCAGGGTAAGCTCACCGGCCTCTATCGCCGCTACTGA
- a CDS encoding GNAT family N-acetyltransferase has protein sequence MLAIYRRHIRQGVEEGVSDADAMQPDDLRDRRKNLKNKRFPHIVATRGGEVVGYAYVVQFRKRPAYRYAVKHSIYVHHEHTGKGVGARLLRELIDVCAAAGFRQIIGYIDADNVASLGLHDRFGFVRAGVLSGVAYRSGRWADTVMVQRSLAAGATTPPPPMPLSERIL, from the coding sequence ATGCTCGCGATCTATCGCCGTCACATCCGCCAGGGTGTGGAAGAAGGCGTCAGCGATGCCGACGCGATGCAGCCGGACGATCTGCGCGATCGCCGCAAGAACCTGAAGAACAAGCGCTTCCCCCATATCGTGGCGACGCGCGGCGGCGAAGTGGTCGGCTACGCCTATGTGGTTCAGTTTCGTAAGCGTCCGGCCTATCGCTATGCGGTGAAGCACTCGATCTATGTGCATCACGAACACACCGGCAAAGGCGTGGGTGCCAGGTTGCTGCGCGAACTGATCGACGTCTGCGCAGCCGCCGGCTTCAGGCAGATCATCGGCTATATCGACGCCGATAACGTCGCCTCCCTCGGTCTGCACGACCGCTTCGGCTTCGTCCGTGCGGGCGTTCTTTCCGGTGTCGCCTATCGCTCCGGTCGCTGGGCCGACACGGTAATGGTACAGCGCTCGCTCGCTGCCGGCGCGACCACGCCGCCGCCGCCGATGCCGCTGTCCGAACGAATTCTCTGA